The proteins below are encoded in one region of Winogradskyella helgolandensis:
- a CDS encoding DUF6495 family protein, which yields MKYSRLTKEQFEELHQEFINFLATQSITGDEWEDIKKNKPEAAEQELDVFSDLVWLGVLSKVEYLEHISPQQIHLFQCNEKSMRLIALRIEENEYVDFTTKEGFNWLRDNLLSDSVEFFNAKKDYSDDKYLDIFKMIQSGANITKGELFNYFAELVKG from the coding sequence ATGAAATATTCAAGATTAACAAAGGAACAATTTGAAGAATTACACCAAGAATTCATCAATTTTTTAGCCACACAATCCATTACAGGTGACGAGTGGGAAGACATTAAAAAGAACAAGCCAGAAGCTGCTGAGCAAGAACTAGACGTTTTTAGTGATTTAGTTTGGTTGGGTGTTTTAAGTAAAGTGGAATATCTAGAACATATTTCTCCACAACAAATTCATCTTTTTCAATGTAATGAGAAAAGCATGCGATTAATAGCGTTAAGAATAGAAGAAAACGAATATGTAGACTTTACTACTAAAGAAGGGTTTAATTGGTTAAGAGATAATTTATTATCAGATTCTGTTGAATTTTTTAATGCTAAGAAGGACTATTCAGACGATAAATATTTAGACATTTTTAAAATGATTCAATCTGGTGCGAATATTACAAAAGGTGAATTGTTTAATTATTTTGCAGAATTGGTGAAAGGGTAA
- the hisS gene encoding histidine--tRNA ligase encodes MAQKPSIPKGTRDFNAEDVAKRTYIMETIKEQFQVFGFQPIETPSFENSDTLMGKYGDEGDRLIFKILNSGEYLKKISEDDYNSKSESLITPKISEKALRYDLTVPFARYVVQHQNDIEFPFKRYQIQPVWRADRPQKGRFREFFQCDADVVGSKSLFQEVEFVQLYDAVFSALKLEGVTIKINNRKILSGIAEVIGAQDKLMDFTVALDKLDKIGEEKVKEEMRGKGISEEGITKLQPLFTLKGDFGSQIESLKSILSASEIGLKGIEELEFINTAISNLKLKTATLQLDVTLARGLNYYTGAIFEVSAPEGVKMGSIGGGGRYDDLTGIFGLKDMSGVGISFGLDRIYLVLEELNLFPSTIAESTKVLFINFGDKEAMFSLGAVTKLRQANVKAELFPDAAVSGKQMKKQMNYANRRNIPFVVIMGEEELKSEVFTLKNMASGEQHKVDFDALLNLLK; translated from the coding sequence ATGGCACAAAAACCAAGCATCCCAAAAGGCACAAGAGATTTTAACGCAGAGGACGTCGCAAAGCGTACTTATATCATGGAAACGATAAAAGAACAGTTTCAAGTTTTTGGATTTCAACCAATTGAAACCCCAAGTTTTGAAAACTCAGACACTTTAATGGGGAAATATGGTGATGAAGGAGATCGCTTGATTTTTAAAATTTTGAATAGTGGTGAATATTTAAAGAAAATTTCAGAAGATGATTATAATTCTAAATCTGAAAGTTTAATTACTCCTAAAATCTCTGAGAAAGCATTACGTTATGACCTAACTGTGCCTTTTGCCCGATACGTTGTACAACACCAAAACGACATCGAATTCCCATTTAAACGCTACCAAATACAACCGGTTTGGCGTGCAGACCGTCCACAAAAAGGGCGTTTTAGAGAGTTTTTTCAATGCGATGCAGATGTGGTGGGTTCTAAGTCTTTGTTTCAAGAAGTAGAATTTGTGCAATTGTATGATGCGGTATTTTCGGCTTTAAAATTAGAAGGTGTTACTATTAAAATCAACAATCGTAAAATTTTATCTGGTATAGCCGAAGTGATTGGTGCACAAGATAAACTCATGGATTTTACAGTCGCTTTAGATAAGTTAGACAAAATAGGAGAAGAGAAAGTAAAAGAGGAAATGCGAGGTAAAGGCATTTCTGAAGAGGGAATTACGAAGCTTCAACCCTTATTCACCTTAAAAGGAGATTTCGGCAGTCAGATTGAAAGTTTAAAATCCATTTTAAGTGCTTCAGAAATTGGTTTGAAAGGCATTGAAGAACTCGAATTTATAAACACAGCCATTTCAAACTTAAAACTAAAAACAGCAACTTTACAATTAGATGTGACGTTGGCAAGAGGTTTAAACTATTACACAGGTGCTATTTTTGAAGTCTCAGCACCAGAAGGCGTAAAAATGGGTTCCATTGGTGGCGGTGGTCGTTATGATGACCTTACCGGAATCTTTGGACTAAAAGATATGAGTGGAGTAGGAATTAGCTTTGGTTTAGATCGTATTTATTTGGTCTTAGAGGAATTGAATTTATTTCCTTCAACCATTGCGGAATCTACAAAAGTTCTCTTCATTAATTTTGGTGACAAAGAGGCTATGTTTAGTTTGGGAGCTGTAACCAAATTAAGACAAGCCAATGTAAAAGCAGAGTTATTTCCAGATGCAGCGGTTTCTGGTAAGCAAATGAAAAAACAAATGAATTATGCAAACCGTCGTAATATTCCGTTTGTGGTTATCATGGGTGAGGAAGAATTAAAATCAGAAGTATTCACATTAAAAAATATGGCTTCAGGAGAGCAACATAAAGTGGATTTTGATGCGCTTTTAAACTTATTAAAATAA
- a CDS encoding ABC transporter permease — protein MFSLAKENIRIAFDSIKSQLLRTILTVLIIAIGIMALVGILSGVSALENTISSNFSSMGSNTFNFQRYEFTAQRQSSRERQKINPIIDYRDVKDFEDNYNFPFTNVAVSFYGTSTAEVKYENKKTDPEVAVLGANEYYIENSGLDIEFGRSLNVFDIENSNSVCVIGSDLQKALFPVENPVGKTINIRGSKFKVIGVLKEKGATFGNNQDLRVIMPIQKARSIFTNANINYSLSVKVDKTDMLEAAQDDAILIFRNIRGLNPIEKNDFGIERSDDLLNQVAQQTLALYIAAWIISIITIFGSTIALMNIMLVSVSERTREIGVRKALGAKSKTIAFQFFMETVIIGQLGGILGITLGILIGWGVSSKFDLEFATPWFAMFCAVAIAFLVAIISGLFPAIKASKLDPIESLRYE, from the coding sequence ATGTTTTCATTAGCCAAAGAGAATATTAGAATTGCTTTCGATTCTATAAAAAGTCAACTGCTACGAACTATCTTAACGGTTTTAATTATTGCAATTGGCATCATGGCTTTAGTTGGAATTCTAAGTGGTGTGTCAGCATTAGAGAATACGATTTCGAGTAATTTCTCTTCTATGGGTTCCAATACCTTCAATTTTCAACGTTATGAATTTACAGCGCAACGTCAGAGCAGTAGAGAACGTCAGAAAATAAATCCTATTATTGATTATAGAGATGTTAAGGATTTTGAAGACAATTATAATTTTCCGTTTACTAATGTAGCTGTGTCTTTTTATGGCACATCAACTGCTGAAGTAAAATACGAAAACAAAAAAACAGATCCGGAAGTTGCTGTCCTTGGAGCTAACGAATATTATATTGAAAATTCGGGATTAGATATTGAATTTGGACGCTCGTTAAACGTGTTTGATATAGAGAATAGTAATTCGGTTTGTGTGATAGGAAGTGATTTACAAAAAGCGTTATTTCCTGTTGAAAATCCCGTTGGAAAAACCATAAACATAAGAGGTTCTAAGTTTAAAGTTATTGGTGTATTGAAAGAAAAAGGTGCTACGTTTGGGAATAATCAAGATTTAAGAGTGATTATGCCGATTCAGAAAGCACGTTCTATATTTACCAATGCTAATATTAATTATAGCTTAAGTGTAAAAGTAGATAAAACTGACATGTTAGAAGCTGCACAAGATGATGCGATACTCATCTTCAGAAATATTAGAGGTCTCAACCCAATTGAGAAGAATGATTTTGGCATTGAGCGTAGTGATGATTTATTGAATCAGGTAGCACAACAAACTTTAGCTCTTTATATAGCGGCTTGGATTATTAGTATCATTACTATTTTTGGATCGACTATTGCGTTAATGAATATAATGTTGGTTTCCGTTAGTGAGCGTACACGTGAAATAGGTGTAAGAAAAGCGCTTGGTGCAAAAAGCAAAACGATTGCCTTTCAGTTTTTTATGGAAACCGTTATTATCGGTCAGCTCGGTGGAATTCTAGGAATAACATTAGGAATTCTAATTGGTTGGGGAGTTTCATCTAAATTTGATTTAGAATTCGCGACACCTTGGTTTGCCATGTTCTGTGCAGTAGCTATTGCTTTTTTAGTGGCCATTATTTCAGGATTGTTTCCCGCCATAAAAGCTTCTAAATTAGATCCTATTGAGTCTTTGCGTTATGAATAA
- a CDS encoding glycerophosphodiester phosphodiesterase family protein → MKHFLYILICCAFISCKQAKEPAKTSEVEASKLIALFKASNSGYPNISVHRGGKGLVNYPENALETLKYVNDSIVAIYEIDVAQTKDGQLVLLHDSSIDRTTTGSGKVADLTYNELKEFNLKDDHGNETAFKIPLFSDVLTWSVKHNVILTVDIKKTVSQETVINAIRTAKAEDVSIIITYDVEQAITAYKLAPELLLSVSARNNDEFDRLLEGGIPKNSMLAFTGTRLSDASLFKRLHDNNIVCVLGTLGNLDKSAEAKGDSLYRQWKENGADIIATDRPFAAFKAIN, encoded by the coding sequence ATGAAACATTTTTTATATATTCTTATATGTTGTGCTTTTATTAGTTGTAAGCAGGCTAAAGAACCAGCAAAAACTTCAGAAGTAGAAGCTTCTAAACTCATTGCGCTATTTAAAGCCTCAAATTCAGGATATCCTAATATAAGTGTACATCGTGGTGGTAAAGGATTAGTAAATTATCCTGAAAATGCATTAGAAACCCTGAAATACGTCAACGATAGTATTGTGGCCATTTATGAAATTGATGTCGCACAAACCAAAGATGGACAGCTGGTATTATTACACGATAGTTCTATAGATAGAACCACAACAGGAAGTGGTAAAGTGGCTGATTTAACTTATAATGAATTAAAAGAATTCAATTTAAAGGATGATCATGGTAACGAAACTGCTTTTAAAATTCCATTGTTTTCTGATGTATTAACATGGAGTGTAAAGCATAATGTAATACTGACCGTTGATATTAAGAAAACGGTAAGTCAAGAAACTGTAATTAATGCTATAAGAACGGCTAAAGCAGAAGACGTTAGTATAATTATCACTTATGATGTTGAACAAGCTATAACGGCTTATAAATTAGCACCAGAATTGTTATTGTCTGTTTCAGCGAGAAATAATGATGAATTTGACCGTTTGTTGGAAGGTGGAATTCCAAAAAATAGTATGTTAGCCTTTACAGGAACACGTTTGTCAGATGCTTCCCTTTTTAAAAGATTACACGATAATAATATTGTTTGTGTTCTTGGAACCCTTGGTAACTTAGATAAAAGTGCCGAAGCTAAAGGGGATTCATTATACCGTCAGTGGAAAGAAAATGGTGCCGATATTATTGCAACCGATAGACCTTTTGCAGCTTTTAAGGCGATAAATTAA
- the rplI gene encoding 50S ribosomal protein L9: MELILKQDVDNLGFKDDIVSVKNGYGRNFLIPQGQAIMATSSAKKVLAETLKQRAYKEKTIIADAEKTADALKGLEIKITAKAGTGATAGDKLFGSITTIDLAAALKNAGHDVDKKFISINGGNIKRLGQYEAAIRLHRSVTVDLIFDVIADA; this comes from the coding sequence GATATTGTATCTGTTAAGAACGGTTATGGTAGAAACTTTTTAATTCCTCAAGGACAAGCTATAATGGCTACTTCTTCTGCTAAAAAAGTATTAGCAGAAACTTTAAAGCAAAGAGCTTACAAAGAGAAAACTATTATTGCTGATGCAGAAAAAACTGCTGATGCTTTAAAAGGTTTAGAAATTAAAATTACAGCTAAAGCTGGAACTGGTGCAACTGCTGGAGATAAATTATTTGGTTCTATTACCACTATCGATTTAGCTGCTGCATTAAAAAATGCTGGTCACGATGTTGATAAGAAATTTATTTCTATCAATGGTGGTAACATTAAGCGTTTAGGTCAGTACGAAGCTGCAATTAGATTACACAGATCAGTAACTGTTGATTTAATTTTCGATGTTATTGCAGATGCATAA